A section of the Clostridium sp. TW13 genome encodes:
- a CDS encoding putative quinol monooxygenase: protein MIKVVAKHFVKEDKINIFLESAKKLVEATRKETGCIKYELHQDIKDPKILTMIEEWEDNQSLDNHMASKHFREIVPMLGTLMEKEAEMNLYKKVI from the coding sequence ATTAAAGTTGTAGCAAAGCATTTTGTTAAAGAGGATAAGATCAATATATTTTTAGAAAGTGCTAAAAAATTAGTAGAAGCAACAAGAAAAGAAACAGGTTGCATAAAATATGAATTACATCAAGATATTAAAGATCCTAAAATTTTAACTATGATAGAAGAGTGGGAAGATAATCAATCACTAGACAATCATATGGCCTCAAAACATTTCCGTGAAATTGTTCCTATGTTAGGAACTCTAATGGAAAAGGAAGCAGAAATGAATTTATACAAAAAAGTTATATAA